The Pseudomonas azotoformans genome has a segment encoding these proteins:
- a CDS encoding MFS transporter, with the protein MPIANAAPATSVADPVNTLYHKITWKLIPFLCFCYLAAYLDRINIGFAKLQMLDQLQFSETAFGLGAGLFFVGYIIFEVPSNLVLERVGAKIWIARIMITWGLLSACTMLVTSTTQFYILRFLLGAAEAGFLPGVLYYLTTWFPTHRRGRIIALFMIGLPLSSVIGGPLSGWIMGHFDHMGGLRGWQWLFLIEAVPSVLLGVLTFWALPNTYQQAKWLSDEEKALLESELRKDDADGAASKHSFRDGFFNLKVWMLGGIDFSILLSAYAMGFWMPTFIRNAGVTDTFHIGVLTALPSVAALLGMLLIGASSDKHRERRWHIIVPFFIGAAAMATSTFFTHNVAATVALFAIASAAIIGAVPVFFSLPATFLKGTAAATGFALACSVANIAGLVSNSLMGVAIDVTGSSAGALWFFAGCLILSSFLVIALPAKLVNR; encoded by the coding sequence ATGCCCATTGCGAATGCAGCGCCCGCGACCTCGGTCGCAGACCCCGTCAACACGCTCTACCACAAGATCACCTGGAAGCTGATCCCCTTCCTGTGCTTCTGCTACCTCGCCGCCTACCTGGACCGCATCAACATCGGCTTCGCCAAGTTGCAGATGCTCGACCAGTTGCAGTTCAGCGAAACCGCGTTCGGCCTCGGCGCCGGGCTGTTCTTTGTCGGCTATATCATCTTTGAGGTCCCCAGCAACCTGGTGCTGGAGCGGGTCGGCGCGAAGATCTGGATCGCGCGCATCATGATCACCTGGGGCCTGCTCTCGGCCTGCACCATGCTGGTCACCTCCACGACCCAGTTCTATATCCTGCGTTTCCTGCTCGGCGCCGCTGAAGCGGGCTTCCTGCCGGGTGTGTTGTACTACCTGACCACCTGGTTCCCCACCCATCGACGCGGGCGCATCATCGCGTTGTTCATGATCGGCCTGCCGCTCTCCAGCGTGATCGGCGGCCCGCTGTCCGGCTGGATCATGGGCCACTTCGATCACATGGGCGGCCTGCGCGGCTGGCAGTGGCTGTTCCTGATCGAAGCGGTGCCCAGCGTGTTGCTGGGCGTGCTGACCTTCTGGGCCCTGCCCAACACCTACCAGCAAGCCAAATGGCTGTCGGACGAGGAAAAAGCCCTGCTGGAAAGCGAACTGCGCAAGGACGACGCCGATGGTGCCGCCAGCAAGCACAGCTTCCGCGACGGTTTCTTCAACCTCAAGGTGTGGATGCTCGGTGGTATCGACTTCTCGATCCTGCTCAGCGCCTACGCCATGGGCTTCTGGATGCCGACGTTCATCCGCAACGCCGGGGTCACCGACACCTTTCATATCGGCGTGCTCACTGCACTGCCGAGCGTGGCCGCCCTGCTCGGCATGCTGCTGATTGGCGCCAGCTCCGACAAACACCGCGAACGCCGCTGGCACATCATCGTGCCGTTTTTCATCGGCGCGGCGGCCATGGCCACCAGCACCTTCTTTACCCATAACGTGGCGGCCACCGTGGCGCTGTTCGCGATTGCCTCGGCGGCGATCATCGGCGCGGTGCCGGTGTTCTTCAGCCTGCCGGCGACCTTTCTCAAAGGCACTGCGGCGGCCACCGGTTTTGCCCTGGCCTGTTCGGTGGCGAATATCGCAGGTTTGGTGAGCAACTCGTTGATGGGCGTTGCGATCGACGTCACAGGCAGCAGCGCCGGTGCCTTGTGGTTTTTCGCCGGCTGCCTGATCCTCAGCAGCTTCCTGGTCATCGCCTTGCCGGCGAAACTGGTGAACCGTTGA
- a CDS encoding N-carbamoylsarcosine amidohydrolase has translation MTEQSADANYQGVWGNRIGFGEKAALLMIDFMQGYTTEGAPLFAPGVVTAVAESVELLTTARQHGIAVVHTNIRYHPGHFVDGGIWVKKAPVMKDMVEGNPLAAFCAEVLPLAEEVVITKQYASAFFGSSLAPMLHAQGIDTVVLAGCSTSGCIRATAVDAVQHGFRTIVVRECVGDRHPAPHEANLFDIDSKYGDVVSKQEAMRKFREQ, from the coding sequence ATGACCGAACAATCCGCCGACGCCAACTACCAGGGCGTATGGGGCAACCGCATCGGCTTTGGCGAAAAAGCCGCGCTGCTGATGATCGACTTCATGCAGGGCTACACCACCGAAGGCGCGCCGCTGTTTGCGCCTGGCGTGGTCACGGCCGTGGCGGAAAGCGTCGAGCTGCTGACCACCGCACGCCAACACGGGATTGCGGTGGTGCACACCAATATCCGCTACCATCCCGGCCATTTCGTCGATGGCGGGATCTGGGTGAAAAAAGCCCCGGTGATGAAGGACATGGTCGAAGGCAACCCACTCGCGGCGTTCTGCGCCGAGGTACTGCCACTGGCCGAGGAAGTCGTCATTACCAAACAGTACGCCAGTGCGTTTTTCGGCAGCAGCCTGGCGCCAATGCTGCATGCCCAGGGCATCGACACCGTCGTGCTGGCCGGCTGTTCCACCAGCGGCTGCATCCGTGCCACGGCGGTGGATGCGGTGCAACACGGGTTTCGCACCATCGTCGTGCGCGAATGCGTCGGCGATCGGCACCCGGCGCCCCATGAGGCCAACCTGTTCGATATCGACAGCAAGTATGGCGACGTGGTGAGCAAGCAGGAGGCAATGCGCAAGTTCAGGGAGCAATAA
- the metC gene encoding cystathionine beta-lyase: protein MSQTITPSQLQQWLFDGQEIALFDVREHGQYGEAHLFHGVNLPYSRLELEVRRLAPNPQVRLVIYDQDGGDVAARTAQRLRGLGYSRVHVLEGGAEGWQAAGLQLFAGVHVPSKAFGELVEEASHTPHVTARQLADWQARGEPLVVLDGRPFDEYRKMTIPGSICCPNGELGYRVHDLVPDDSTPIVVNCAGRTRSIIGAQTLINLGLKNPIYALENGTQGWYLEDFQLEHGSTRRYADHVSSDLAQQCQAAQRLAERAGGVTVSADQVRQWADDAQRSLFLCDVRTGEEFALGTLPGAQHTPGGQLIQSTDLYIGVRQARIVLVDSDGVRAPIVASWLRQLGHEAYVLNGGIDSGLALPVLQPVAYEPLPLISPRAFDLGDVNLIDLRPSMVFRKGHIPGSRWSIRSLLETDQRPLVLVADDPALAAFAAQGLQAQLLDGGFAAWAAAGLPVSEDPQNPPDAQCIDFLFFTHDRHSGNKDAARQYLAWEIGLLAQMSTAEIASLKPLPAPSRVRTRLIHAARTEKGQGGRAVNVPITRISTVLFDNLAQMRDARARRDSERVLTYGARGNPTSHALEDLVTELEGGYRTRLYGTGLAAAAQVFLAYLRPGDHVLITDAVYSPVRKLAREFLQPFGIEVSYFSPDGKGLEAQLQANTQLVYAEVPGSLLYELCDLPAIAALCKPRNILLAVDNTWGSGYLYRPLALGADISIMALTKYLGGHSDVMMGSVSTTQAAWPALGRMSDTFGNAVSADDAYLILRGARTLASRLDVHERQALDIALWLQAQPQVKRVFHPALPEHPGHALWRRDFTGSNGLLSFELNSADPAYLERFIDGLQLFGLGASWGGYESLVTVADTQDRDSAADRGLNPVVRLHIGLEDVAALIEDLQRGFALAG from the coding sequence ATGAGCCAGACCATCACCCCCAGTCAACTGCAGCAATGGCTGTTCGACGGGCAGGAAATCGCCCTGTTCGACGTGCGCGAACACGGCCAATACGGTGAAGCCCACCTGTTTCACGGGGTGAACTTGCCCTATAGCCGTCTGGAACTGGAGGTACGCCGACTGGCGCCTAACCCCCAGGTGCGCCTGGTGATTTACGACCAGGATGGCGGTGATGTGGCGGCGCGCACGGCGCAACGTTTACGGGGGCTGGGTTATAGCCGCGTGCATGTGTTGGAGGGGGGCGCCGAAGGTTGGCAGGCCGCCGGCTTGCAGCTGTTTGCGGGGGTGCACGTGCCATCCAAGGCGTTTGGCGAGTTGGTCGAAGAGGCCAGTCACACACCGCATGTGACTGCTCGGCAATTGGCGGACTGGCAAGCGCGCGGCGAACCGTTGGTGGTGCTGGACGGTCGGCCGTTCGATGAATACCGCAAGATGACCATTCCCGGCTCCATCTGCTGCCCCAATGGTGAACTGGGCTACCGCGTGCATGACCTGGTGCCGGATGACAGCACGCCCATCGTGGTCAACTGCGCCGGGCGCACCCGCAGCATCATCGGCGCGCAGACCTTGATCAACCTGGGTCTGAAGAATCCGATCTATGCCTTGGAAAACGGCACCCAGGGCTGGTACTTGGAAGATTTCCAACTGGAACACGGCAGCACCCGGCGATATGCGGATCACGTCAGCAGCGATCTTGCCCAGCAGTGCCAGGCGGCGCAGCGACTGGCCGAGCGGGCAGGGGGGGTGACGGTGTCGGCGGATCAGGTGCGCCAGTGGGCCGATGACGCCCAACGTAGTCTGTTTCTGTGCGACGTGCGCACGGGTGAAGAGTTCGCACTCGGCACATTGCCGGGTGCGCAACATACGCCGGGCGGGCAGTTGATCCAGTCCACCGACCTTTACATCGGCGTGCGCCAGGCGCGCATTGTGCTGGTGGACAGTGATGGTGTGCGTGCACCGATTGTTGCCAGTTGGCTGCGCCAGTTGGGGCATGAGGCGTATGTATTGAACGGTGGCATCGACAGCGGGCTGGCCTTGCCGGTGTTGCAGCCGGTGGCGTATGAGCCGCTGCCGTTGATCAGCCCTCGTGCTTTTGACTTGGGGGACGTCAACCTGATCGACCTGCGCCCGAGCATGGTCTTTCGAAAGGGGCATATTCCCGGTTCCCGGTGGTCGATCCGTTCGTTGCTGGAAACCGATCAGCGTCCGTTGGTACTGGTGGCGGATGATCCTGCGTTGGCCGCCTTCGCCGCCCAAGGGTTGCAGGCGCAGCTGCTCGACGGCGGTTTCGCCGCCTGGGCCGCGGCCGGTCTGCCGGTGAGTGAGGACCCGCAAAACCCGCCCGACGCGCAGTGTATCGACTTTCTGTTCTTCACCCACGACCGCCACAGCGGCAACAAGGACGCCGCGCGCCAGTACCTGGCCTGGGAAATCGGCCTGCTGGCGCAGATGAGCACGGCAGAGATCGCCAGCCTTAAACCGCTGCCGGCACCGTCGCGGGTGCGCACCCGGCTGATACATGCGGCCCGTACCGAAAAAGGCCAGGGTGGCCGCGCGGTCAACGTGCCGATTACACGCATCAGCACCGTGCTGTTCGACAACCTGGCGCAGATGCGTGACGCCCGTGCCCGCCGTGACAGTGAGCGGGTGTTGACCTATGGCGCACGCGGCAACCCGACTTCCCACGCCCTGGAAGACCTGGTCACCGAACTGGAGGGCGGCTATCGCACCCGTCTCTACGGCACCGGCCTGGCCGCAGCAGCCCAGGTGTTCCTGGCGTATCTGCGCCCCGGCGATCACGTGCTGATCACCGATGCGGTGTATTCGCCGGTGCGCAAGTTGGCTCGCGAGTTCCTGCAGCCGTTCGGCATTGAAGTCAGCTATTTTTCGCCGGACGGCAAAGGCCTGGAAGCCCAGTTGCAAGCCAATACCCAACTGGTCTACGCCGAAGTCCCGGGTTCGTTGCTCTACGAACTGTGCGACCTGCCCGCCATTGCCGCGTTGTGCAAACCGCGCAATATCCTGCTGGCCGTGGACAACACCTGGGGCTCGGGCTACCTGTATCGCCCGCTGGCGTTGGGCGCAGACATCTCCATCATGGCCCTCACCAAATACCTCGGCGGCCATAGCGACGTGATGATGGGCAGCGTGTCCACCACCCAGGCCGCGTGGCCGGCGCTGGGCCGGATGAGCGATACCTTCGGCAATGCCGTGAGTGCGGACGATGCCTATCTGATCCTGCGCGGTGCACGCACCCTGGCCTCGCGCCTGGATGTGCATGAGCGACAGGCATTGGACATCGCCCTGTGGTTGCAGGCGCAGCCGCAGGTCAAGCGCGTGTTCCATCCGGCGTTGCCCGAACATCCGGGGCATGCGCTGTGGCGGCGGGATTTCACTGGCAGCAATGGCTTGCTGTCATTTGAGTTGAACAGCGCTGACCCGGCCTATCTCGAGCGCTTCATCGACGGTCTGCAATTGTTCGGATTGGGCGCTTCGTGGGGTGGCTATGAAAGCCTGGTCACCGTGGCCGATACCCAGGACCGCGACAGCGCGGCGGACCGAGGGCTGAACCCGGTGGTACGCCTGCATATCGGACTGGAAGATGTGGCGGCGCTGATCGAGGACCTGCAGCGCGGGTTTGCGCTGGCGGGTTGA
- a CDS encoding nucleoside hydrolase — translation MQGFLKSCALLVAVGLCAGTAQAAEKVIFDTDFNVLNDDGQAFIMLAQLHAQKRIELLGMTLVSGNAWVDQEQVDALKAVERMGVEKEVGVYSGAAYPLLHDYATYEAEKALFGSGWPGAFKNPRPTSPRQLIAPPDGLATHTPLRKETAAQFIVDSVRANPHQVTILAVGPLTNLALAIRSAPDIVPLIKRIVYMGGALEIPGNTTPAAEFNWWFDPEAAKIVLRSPIEHVIFPNDVCEKVTFDKTVYQRVIAQKGAIADLYKHEFGPLFDKNPSYHSFTWDSLPALYLVNPQIVTESRDLWVDVDATFGADYGRALGYAKGAPVGTQKAKVVFGVDQKAFWDGYVNLVTLPTPVKH, via the coding sequence ATGCAAGGTTTCCTGAAAAGCTGCGCGCTGCTGGTTGCCGTCGGCCTGTGTGCCGGCACCGCCCAGGCTGCGGAGAAAGTCATTTTCGACACCGACTTCAACGTGCTCAACGATGACGGCCAGGCCTTCATCATGCTCGCCCAGCTCCATGCGCAAAAACGTATCGAGTTGCTGGGCATGACCCTGGTCAGCGGCAACGCCTGGGTCGACCAGGAGCAGGTCGATGCGCTCAAGGCCGTGGAGCGCATGGGCGTGGAGAAAGAGGTTGGCGTCTACTCCGGCGCTGCCTACCCGTTGCTGCATGACTACGCCACCTACGAGGCGGAAAAGGCGCTGTTCGGCTCCGGCTGGCCGGGGGCATTCAAGAACCCCCGCCCGACTTCGCCCAGGCAGTTGATCGCACCGCCGGATGGCCTGGCGACGCACACCCCATTGCGCAAGGAAACCGCCGCGCAATTCATCGTCGACAGCGTGCGCGCCAACCCGCATCAGGTAACGATTCTGGCGGTCGGGCCGCTGACCAATCTCGCCCTGGCGATTCGTTCGGCGCCGGATATCGTGCCGCTGATCAAGCGCATCGTGTACATGGGCGGCGCCCTGGAGATTCCGGGCAATACCACACCGGCGGCGGAATTCAACTGGTGGTTCGACCCGGAGGCCGCGAAGATCGTGTTGCGCTCGCCGATCGAACACGTGATTTTCCCCAATGATGTGTGCGAGAAAGTCACCTTCGACAAAACGGTGTACCAGCGTGTGATTGCCCAGAAAGGCGCGATTGCCGACCTGTATAAGCACGAGTTCGGTCCCTTGTTCGACAAGAATCCGAGCTACCACAGCTTTACCTGGGACAGCTTGCCGGCGCTGTATCTGGTCAACCCGCAGATCGTGACTGAATCCCGCGATTTGTGGGTGGATGTGGATGCTACGTTCGGCGCTGATTACGGGCGCGCACTGGGCTACGCCAAAGGTGCGCCGGTGGGTACTCAGAAAGCCAAGGTGGTGTTTGGTGTGGATCAAAAGGCGTTCTGGGATGGCTATGTCAACTTGGTGACCCTGCCGACGCCGGTCAAGCACTGA
- a CDS encoding maleate cis-trans isomerase family protein yields MQKPYRIGQIVPSSNTTMETEIPAMLTARQAIRPERFTFHSSRMRMKQVRKEELAAMDGESDRCAVELSDAKVDVLGYACLVAIMAMGLGYHRNSEQRLRKATADNDANAPVITSAGALIEGLKVMGAKRIAIVAPYMKPLTELVVNYIREEGFEVVDWRALEIPDNLEVARHDPANLPAIVAGMNLEGVDVIVLSACVQMQSLPVVAKVEAQTGKPVLTAAIATTYAMLKALDLEPIVPGAGALLSGAY; encoded by the coding sequence ATGCAGAAGCCTTACCGCATCGGCCAGATCGTGCCGAGCTCCAACACCACCATGGAAACCGAGATTCCGGCGATGCTCACCGCGCGCCAGGCAATACGTCCCGAGCGCTTCACCTTTCACTCCAGCCGCATGCGCATGAAGCAAGTGCGCAAGGAAGAACTGGCGGCCATGGACGGCGAATCCGACCGTTGCGCTGTCGAGTTGTCCGACGCCAAGGTCGATGTGCTGGGCTACGCCTGCCTGGTGGCGATCATGGCCATGGGCTTGGGTTATCACCGCAACTCCGAACAGCGCCTGCGCAAAGCCACCGCTGACAACGACGCCAACGCGCCCGTGATCACCAGCGCCGGCGCCTTGATCGAAGGCCTGAAAGTCATGGGCGCCAAGCGCATTGCCATCGTCGCGCCGTACATGAAACCGCTGACTGAACTGGTGGTGAACTACATCCGTGAAGAAGGCTTTGAAGTGGTGGATTGGCGCGCCCTGGAAATCCCCGACAACCTCGAAGTGGCCCGCCACGACCCGGCCAACCTGCCGGCCATCGTCGCCGGGATGAACCTGGAAGGCGTCGATGTGATCGTGCTGTCTGCCTGCGTGCAGATGCAATCGCTGCCGGTGGTGGCCAAGGTCGAGGCACAAACCGGCAAACCGGTACTCACCGCCGCCATTGCCACCACCTACGCGATGCTCAAGGCGTTGGACCTGGAGCCCATCGTGCCGGGTGCCGGTGCCCTGCTTTCCGGTGCTTACTGA